A part of Methanomassiliicoccales archaeon genomic DNA contains:
- a CDS encoding citramalate synthase, whose translation MVFYDTTLRDGAQSEGVSFSTEDKLEIMRHLDRFGMDFIEGGYPGSNPKDRAFFRAAADADLKRSKLVAFGSTRKVGTTPADDKGLQSLIEAQTEWVCIFGKSWDMQLEKALQCSLEEGLDMVSESISYLRENGRRVIFDAEHFFDGWKGNQAYALKIIERAVRAGAEYVCLCDTNGGSFPDEVAKAVGQVVSMFDVKVGIHAHNDSELAVANSLAAVKAGAVMVQGTVNGLGERCGNANLCSIIPNLLIKLGMVSNIPDVSKLTKLSHLVGEVANIEPDPKLPFVGRSAFAHKGGVHVSAVLKDSRTYEHMDPKLVGNERRILISELAGTSSLLAKSEQLGIGSKADGKEVLERVKQLESQGFSFEAAEASLELLVRKMKGENTQPFKLEGFRLFMDVGGPSTISEASIRVVDHNGNVEHTAADGNGPVNALDRALRKALTRLYPVLSEVRLIDYKVRVIDGKDATAANVRVLIRSTDGKSSWTTVGVSGNIIEASLMALMDAIEYKLMKEGINGNAGGEK comes from the coding sequence GTGGTCTTCTACGATACTACTTTGAGGGATGGGGCCCAGTCCGAAGGAGTATCATTCTCCACCGAGGACAAGCTCGAGATAATGAGACATCTCGACCGGTTCGGGATGGATTTCATAGAGGGCGGATATCCTGGTTCCAATCCGAAGGACAGGGCATTCTTCCGGGCCGCGGCGGACGCCGATCTCAAAAGGTCAAAGCTCGTGGCCTTTGGGTCGACCAGGAAGGTCGGGACGACTCCGGCCGACGATAAGGGGTTGCAGAGCCTGATCGAGGCACAGACCGAATGGGTCTGTATCTTCGGCAAGTCCTGGGACATGCAGCTGGAAAAGGCGCTCCAATGCTCGCTGGAGGAGGGCCTGGACATGGTATCTGAGAGCATCTCTTATCTCAGAGAGAACGGGAGGCGGGTGATATTTGACGCAGAGCACTTCTTCGATGGATGGAAGGGCAATCAGGCATATGCGCTCAAGATCATAGAGAGGGCGGTCAGAGCTGGAGCTGAATATGTATGTCTATGTGATACGAACGGAGGGAGCTTCCCGGACGAGGTCGCGAAGGCCGTCGGGCAGGTCGTATCGATGTTCGACGTCAAGGTCGGGATCCACGCCCACAACGACTCTGAGCTGGCGGTCGCCAATTCGCTCGCGGCCGTCAAGGCCGGGGCGGTCATGGTGCAAGGGACCGTGAACGGACTGGGGGAGAGATGCGGCAACGCCAACCTCTGCTCGATAATCCCAAACCTCCTGATAAAGCTCGGCATGGTCTCGAACATACCAGATGTCTCAAAGTTGACCAAGCTCTCACACCTGGTGGGGGAGGTCGCGAACATCGAGCCGGACCCGAAGCTCCCGTTCGTCGGCAGGTCAGCATTTGCACATAAAGGGGGTGTGCACGTCTCGGCCGTGCTCAAGGACAGCCGTACCTACGAGCATATGGACCCAAAGCTTGTCGGGAACGAGAGAAGGATATTGATATCCGAGCTCGCCGGGACCTCCAGCCTACTTGCGAAATCAGAACAGCTTGGGATCGGTTCAAAGGCCGATGGGAAGGAGGTCCTTGAACGGGTCAAGCAGCTCGAGTCGCAAGGGTTCTCCTTCGAGGCGGCCGAGGCGAGCCTAGAGCTTTTGGTAAGGAAGATGAAAGGGGAGAACACCCAGCCCTTCAAGCTCGAAGGGTTCAGGCTCTTCATGGACGTGGGAGGGCCTTCCACGATATCAGAGGCGAGCATACGCGTGGTCGACCATAATGGCAATGTGGAGCACACGGCCGCCGATGGGAACGGTCCTGTGAATGCTTTGGACAGGGCGTTGAGAAAGGCCCTCACAAGGTTGTATCCAGTATTGTCCGAGGTCAGGCTTATCGATTACAAGGTCAGGGTAATCGACGGAAAGGACGCCACGGCGGCCAATGTGCGTGTGCTGATAAGGTCCACCGACGGGAAGAGCTCCTGGACGACCGTTGGTGTATCTGGAAACATCATCGAGGCCTCATTGATGGCCCTCATGGACGCAATTGAGTACAAATTGATGAAAGAGGGCATCAACGGTAATGCGGGCGGGGAAAAATAG
- a CDS encoding DUF998 domain-containing protein yields MNLRSKSGLLIFIGAVQFLILMIIAETQYPGYSASENYISDLGLWEYDSAYIFNPSVSLFGALGICGSYLLFKSTDRKTFPVLLMLSGAGAVGVGIFNEDVEGVHFIVSAIAFGFAGLAAISSIQVFPRTIGAAGLVLGTLSLVAMALYVSDTYLGLGPGGMERMIFYPVMGWVLAMSGHLMSAEISTKEK; encoded by the coding sequence ATGAACCTCAGGTCTAAATCGGGCCTGCTGATCTTCATCGGCGCGGTCCAGTTCTTGATACTCATGATCATAGCCGAGACGCAATATCCTGGATACAGCGCTTCTGAGAACTATATCTCTGACCTTGGCCTCTGGGAGTATGATTCCGCGTACATATTCAACCCATCGGTCTCGCTGTTCGGCGCATTGGGCATCTGCGGTTCTTACCTTCTCTTTAAAAGCACCGATCGGAAGACCTTTCCTGTGCTGCTGATGTTGTCGGGCGCAGGGGCGGTCGGTGTCGGTATATTCAATGAGGATGTGGAAGGCGTGCATTTCATCGTCTCGGCCATCGCGTTCGGGTTCGCTGGGCTCGCTGCAATATCATCGATACAGGTCTTTCCGCGCACGATCGGGGCTGCAGGTCTGGTCCTCGGGACCCTAAGCCTGGTGGCCATGGCCCTGTACGTTTCAGACACCTATCTGGGGCTCGGGCCCGGAGGCATGGAGCGCATGATATTCTATCCGGTGATGGGATGGGTCCTGGCGATGAGCGGCCATCTGATGTCGGCCGAGATCAGCACGAAAGAAAAATGA
- a CDS encoding nitroreductase family protein, which translates to MNVDEAVQKRRAKRAISTNDIPIEFLGKMVEAMRLAPSCNNQQPWRVVAVRGQERLAALKEALTKGNRWATRSPMVLAVCAKQDDDCQLSDNRNYFLFGCGLAVGQMLLQATELGIIAHPIAGYDPLKVKEVLKVPHEYVVITLVICGYPDTDMSLMSEKQIAAEAERPVRKPIGENFFKDEWGVPLT; encoded by the coding sequence ATGAATGTCGATGAGGCGGTGCAGAAAAGGAGGGCAAAGAGGGCGATATCCACCAATGATATTCCGATAGAGTTCCTTGGCAAGATGGTGGAGGCCATGCGGTTGGCCCCGTCATGCAACAATCAACAGCCCTGGAGGGTGGTTGCGGTACGAGGCCAAGAAAGACTTGCCGCTCTCAAGGAGGCCTTGACGAAGGGGAACAGATGGGCCACAAGGTCGCCTATGGTCCTCGCGGTGTGCGCCAAACAGGACGACGACTGCCAGCTGAGCGACAATAGGAATTATTTCCTGTTCGGATGTGGCCTTGCGGTGGGCCAGATGCTCCTGCAGGCGACCGAGCTTGGGATCATAGCCCATCCCATAGCAGGCTATGACCCGCTGAAGGTCAAGGAGGTGCTCAAGGTCCCTCACGAGTATGTAGTGATTACCCTTGTCATATGTGGCTACCCTGACACCGACATGTCCTTGATGTCGGAGAAGCAGATAGCGGCGGAGGCGGAGCGACCGGTGCGCAAGCCCATCGGTGAGAACTTTTTCAAGGATGAGTGGGGCGTGCCTCTTACCTGA
- the arcC gene encoding carbamate kinase: MKACREGGRVVKSMMVALGGNAILRYKDRGTAEEQLRNVRRTAATLVDMVKEGRMIAVTHGNGPQVGDIILKNELAKGRLPMMPVDICGAESQGMIGYMLQQSLRNELEDKDMDIPVATVITQTVVNPNDPSFERPEKPIGPYYTKEEAEQIIAEKGWSMMEEPGRGHRRVLPSPRPLDIIESDIIRKMFDSGTIVIAGGGGGVPVVRDIDGRLKGIEAVVDKDHTAELLATCLGVDTLLILTDVDNAYVDHERPGRRPIGKIGTREARKLLSEGHFGKGSMRPKVEAAIDFVEAGGRLCIITSPERARDALRGEAGTIVLNDVDVR, from the coding sequence ATGAAGGCATGCAGGGAGGGAGGCCGCGTTGTAAAGAGCATGATGGTGGCGCTCGGCGGCAATGCCATCCTCCGTTACAAGGATAGGGGTACCGCCGAGGAGCAGCTAAGGAATGTGAGACGGACGGCAGCGACGCTCGTGGATATGGTCAAGGAAGGTCGGATGATCGCGGTGACCCATGGAAATGGCCCTCAGGTAGGCGACATAATACTGAAGAACGAACTTGCCAAGGGGCGACTTCCGATGATGCCTGTTGACATCTGCGGTGCCGAAAGCCAAGGCATGATCGGGTATATGCTGCAGCAGTCGTTGAGGAACGAGCTCGAGGATAAAGACATGGACATACCGGTGGCCACCGTGATAACACAGACCGTCGTCAATCCCAATGACCCCTCGTTCGAAAGACCAGAGAAGCCGATAGGTCCTTACTACACGAAGGAAGAGGCGGAACAGATCATTGCAGAGAAGGGCTGGTCAATGATGGAAGAACCGGGTCGCGGTCATCGGAGGGTCCTTCCATCACCCAGGCCATTGGACATAATAGAGTCGGACATTATCCGGAAGATGTTCGATAGCGGGACGATCGTGATCGCCGGCGGAGGGGGAGGGGTCCCCGTGGTAAGGGATATCGACGGTCGGTTGAAGGGAATAGAGGCCGTCGTCGACAAGGACCATACAGCGGAACTGCTGGCCACCTGCCTCGGTGTGGACACCCTCCTCATCCTTACCGATGTGGACAACGCCTACGTTGACCATGAACGACCAGGACGAAGGCCGATCGGGAAGATCGGAACGAGGGAAGCAAGAAAATTGTTGTCAGAGGGGCATTTTGGCAAGGGCAGCATGCGGCCGAAGGTCGAGGCCGCCATCGATTTCGTCGAGGCAGGAGGAAGACTCTGCATAATCACCTCTCCAGAGAGGGCAAGGGATGCATTAAGGGGCGAGGCTGGCACCATCGTTCTAAATGATGTTGATGTCAGATGA
- a CDS encoding VIT1/CCC1 transporter family protein, translating into MTGTERPHILSMRKGHLGKKMEGRGRSLLTVLTPSDTLSEIVYGVITALAVTNALWFTLDGRESDAFVITATLLVNAAWGISDSIIYLLRAAVDKNAAYSDLHSLRELTEEEAKEMIDASLEGTVVSALHPEDRRKIVDDIYMHSKKTRPVRSGLDRWDVIGAVASFLLYVLAALPVLIPHIFLIGLLTPIILSNIIGIVIMFFIGYVWAGRVRGPRFKAGVIMAMSGVVMITIITLVGG; encoded by the coding sequence ATGACCGGAACGGAAAGACCCCACATCCTTTCAATGAGGAAGGGGCATTTAGGCAAGAAAATGGAGGGCAGGGGGCGCTCTCTCCTTACCGTGCTCACGCCTAGCGATACGCTCTCGGAGATAGTTTACGGGGTGATAACCGCCCTTGCGGTGACCAATGCCCTCTGGTTCACGTTGGATGGCAGGGAGTCCGACGCTTTTGTGATCACCGCGACCCTCCTGGTGAACGCTGCATGGGGCATCTCCGACTCTATCATATACCTTCTGAGGGCGGCTGTGGACAAGAACGCTGCCTATAGCGACCTCCATTCCTTGAGGGAACTCACCGAGGAAGAGGCGAAGGAGATGATAGATGCGAGTCTGGAAGGTACTGTTGTCTCTGCCCTTCATCCTGAGGACAGGCGCAAGATCGTTGATGATATTTACATGCATTCAAAGAAGACCAGACCTGTCAGGTCAGGCCTGGACAGGTGGGACGTCATCGGAGCCGTGGCCTCGTTCCTTCTTTACGTTCTTGCCGCGCTCCCTGTCCTCATCCCGCATATCTTCCTGATCGGACTATTGACCCCTATAATACTGAGCAACATCATCGGGATCGTAATAATGTTCTTCATCGGATACGTCTGGGCAGGAAGGGTGAGGGGGCCAAGGTTCAAAGCAGGGGTGATAATGGCAATGAGCGGGGTAGTAATGATAACGATAATCACCCTCGTGGGAGGTTGA
- a CDS encoding carbon-nitrogen hydrolase family protein, translating to MKIALAQLRCALADKEVNVAKMGKLIGEQDADLFVFCELYLTGYMVRDRINSLAEPLHGPSVRKIERLAEEHDCAILFGMARLDDDLPNILRNSAVMVSEKEGVQVYDKQYPATFGPFEEGLYFGAGDGPVMMTHKGFRLGIEICYDIFHSEIARTHALSGAEALITISASPYTSRDFFERIVPARAIENTVYSIYVNQVGAQLGMVFFGGSEAYGPRGDRLAKCRYFDEDVKVIEIDRHDLELARRGRPTIRDGDAMLRGV from the coding sequence ATGAAGATAGCTCTTGCCCAGCTCCGGTGCGCGCTTGCGGACAAAGAGGTCAATGTGGCCAAGATGGGCAAACTGATCGGTGAACAGGATGCTGACCTGTTCGTGTTCTGCGAGCTGTACCTCACCGGTTACATGGTGAGGGACAGGATCAACTCATTGGCGGAGCCTTTGCATGGCCCGAGCGTCCGAAAGATAGAACGTCTCGCCGAGGAACATGATTGTGCAATACTCTTTGGAATGGCCCGTCTCGATGATGACCTCCCTAACATCCTCCGCAACAGCGCGGTCATGGTCTCAGAGAAGGAGGGTGTTCAAGTTTATGACAAGCAGTACCCTGCCACCTTCGGTCCGTTCGAGGAGGGGCTCTACTTTGGGGCAGGGGACGGCCCGGTCATGATGACCCATAAGGGCTTCAGGTTGGGGATCGAGATCTGCTATGACATTTTCCATTCGGAGATCGCGAGGACGCATGCGCTTTCGGGCGCCGAGGCGCTGATCACGATATCAGCCTCTCCGTACACATCAAGGGACTTCTTTGAGAGGATCGTGCCGGCAAGGGCCATCGAGAACACCGTCTACAGTATCTACGTGAACCAGGTGGGGGCACAGCTTGGAATGGTCTTCTTCGGAGGGAGCGAGGCGTATGGTCCAAGGGGGGACCGCCTCGCCAAGTGCAGATACTTTGATGAGGATGTGAAGGTCATCGAGATAGACCGTCACGACCTTGAGCTTGCCAGAAGAGGTCGTCCTACCATCAGGGACGGTGATGCCATGCTCAGGGGGGTTTGA
- a CDS encoding amidohydrolase, translating into MKRMMIDSHVHLWLRSMLPDEIIMAYLEPWLALSDFLDLKKDKEDMFPQSQVRPESLLESLDSAGVDKAIILPLDFGVVAKPKQDVEEYNDWVFESCARYPDRLIGLMGIDPSRGEQAISLMRKYHSKFEPKGIKIYPPTGWYPSEERIAAFWKEANDMDLTVVTHAGASWGPLQEERSRPLHMRPILERYPDLRVVIAHLGGKYRNDTYEMAPEFPNMYTDCSALQGWLPSEPSVVIDRLKEAVTKVGPDRVMFGSDWPLFDLNYPYQRWCMFMREEMYCDEGTREKILGLNARRIFRL; encoded by the coding sequence TTGAAGCGGATGATGATCGATTCACATGTCCACCTTTGGCTCAGGTCCATGCTTCCGGACGAGATCATAATGGCATATCTTGAGCCCTGGCTTGCGCTTTCGGACTTCCTTGACCTGAAGAAGGACAAGGAGGACATGTTCCCTCAGTCCCAGGTGAGGCCGGAGAGCCTTTTGGAATCTTTGGACTCCGCCGGGGTCGACAAGGCCATCATACTTCCATTGGATTTCGGGGTCGTGGCCAAGCCCAAACAGGATGTGGAGGAGTACAATGATTGGGTGTTCGAGAGCTGCGCGCGATATCCCGACAGGCTCATCGGGCTCATGGGGATCGACCCCTCCAGGGGAGAGCAGGCGATATCGCTCATGAGGAAATACCATTCCAAGTTCGAACCAAAGGGCATCAAGATCTATCCCCCGACCGGCTGGTACCCTTCCGAGGAAAGGATAGCGGCCTTTTGGAAGGAAGCCAACGATATGGACCTAACTGTCGTGACGCATGCCGGGGCCAGCTGGGGGCCTCTCCAGGAGGAGAGGAGCAGACCGTTGCACATGAGGCCCATCCTCGAAAGATATCCGGACCTGAGGGTGGTCATCGCACATCTGGGGGGGAAGTACCGGAACGACACCTATGAGATGGCCCCTGAATTTCCGAACATGTATACCGATTGTTCAGCCCTGCAAGGTTGGCTGCCGTCGGAGCCGTCGGTGGTCATCGACAGGCTGAAGGAGGCGGTCACGAAGGTAGGGCCTGACCGGGTCATGTTCGGCTCTGATTGGCCGCTTTTTGACCTGAACTATCCGTATCAGAGATGGTGCATGTTCATGCGGGAGGAGATGTATTGCGATGAAGGGACGAGGGAGAAGATACTCGGCCTCAACGCAAGGCGCATCTTCAGGCTCTGA
- a CDS encoding deoxyhypusine synthase: protein MKKKDLLRKEVKHVDATKYDSTPIIDSMREMSFSSRDTARAADILKLMLEDKDCTTILTLAGSTSAGGCMQVYADMVRYNMIDVVVATGASIVDMDFFEALGFKHYHGTPFIDDHMLRDNYIDRIYDTFIDEEELQKCDATVQRIADRLEPRPYSSREFIREMGRYLTRNAKKKGSLVELAYKHDVPIFCPAFSDSSAGFGLVMHQHKHPKEHVSIDSVKDFYELTKIKMAAKTTGLFMIGGGVPKNFAQDTVVCAECLGVEVPMHQYAVQITVADVRDGACSSSTLKEASSWGKVQTTYEQMVYAEATTVVPLIFSYVYHNADWKGRKRHAWAKFLDGQ, encoded by the coding sequence ATGAAGAAAAAGGATCTGTTGAGGAAGGAGGTCAAGCATGTTGACGCGACGAAGTATGACTCCACGCCGATCATCGATAGCATGCGCGAGATGTCTTTCTCCTCAAGAGACACAGCAAGGGCCGCCGACATCCTGAAGCTGATGCTCGAGGACAAGGACTGCACGACGATATTGACCTTGGCCGGAAGCACCTCGGCCGGAGGCTGCATGCAGGTCTATGCCGACATGGTCCGTTATAACATGATCGATGTGGTGGTCGCCACCGGTGCATCGATAGTGGACATGGACTTCTTCGAGGCGCTAGGTTTCAAGCACTATCATGGGACGCCCTTTATCGACGACCATATGTTGAGGGATAATTACATAGACCGCATCTATGACACCTTCATCGATGAGGAGGAGCTGCAGAAATGCGATGCCACGGTACAAAGGATAGCGGACAGGCTGGAGCCAAGGCCATACTCCTCCAGGGAGTTCATCAGGGAGATGGGGCGTTATCTGACGAGGAATGCCAAGAAGAAGGGGTCGTTGGTCGAGCTCGCGTACAAACATGATGTCCCGATCTTCTGCCCGGCGTTCTCGGACTCGAGCGCGGGTTTTGGACTGGTGATGCATCAGCATAAGCATCCCAAGGAGCACGTTTCCATCGACTCGGTGAAGGATTTCTACGAGCTGACGAAGATCAAGATGGCCGCCAAGACCACGGGGCTGTTCATGATAGGCGGCGGGGTCCCAAAGAACTTCGCACAGGACACCGTCGTCTGCGCAGAATGCCTCGGCGTCGAGGTCCCGATGCACCAGTACGCGGTCCAGATAACCGTGGCGGATGTGAGGGATGGTGCCTGCTCCAGCTCAACGTTGAAAGAGGCGAGCTCCTGGGGGAAGGTCCAGACCACCTATGAGCAGATGGTCTACGCTGAGGCCACGACCGTTGTCCCCCTTATCTTCAGCTATGTCTATCACAATGCCGACTGGAAGGGCCGGAAAAGGCATGCCTGGGCGAAGTTCCTGGACGGACAATGA
- a CDS encoding homoserine dehydrogenase produces the protein MDVVLVGFGTVGQGVAEAIHLKNKLFVDRYGEGVRVVGAFDSSTYAVSEKGLDPSDLVKTKVGRGSLGQKRSKTIKEMLADIKYDVLVEMTPTNITDARPGIDHIRAALSAGRDVVTSNKGPLALKFRELARLAEKKGCILRFEASVGGATPVINLANELLKCERISSIRGIMNGTCNFILSRMESEGLPWEPALREAQQLGYAETDPSYDIDGIDSACKVAILANAIMGMDVTVHDVERTGIRGVSLDAVNLAASEKKVIRLIGEITDRGVEVSPRLIPRGHPLSISGTLNTFHIQTDLAGEITVAGRGAGRHETASAVMSDLWAIMRDRNGSTHRH, from the coding sequence ATGGACGTCGTACTAGTGGGCTTCGGCACGGTCGGTCAGGGAGTGGCAGAGGCCATCCATCTGAAGAACAAGCTCTTCGTCGACAGGTACGGCGAAGGGGTCAGGGTCGTCGGGGCGTTCGATTCGAGTACATACGCCGTTTCAGAGAAGGGGCTCGACCCATCGGACCTTGTCAAGACCAAGGTCGGGAGGGGCTCTCTCGGGCAGAAGCGCAGCAAGACCATCAAGGAGATGCTGGCCGATATCAAATATGATGTATTGGTGGAAATGACGCCCACGAACATCACCGACGCAAGGCCCGGCATAGACCATATCAGGGCAGCTTTGTCTGCCGGAAGGGACGTTGTCACGTCCAACAAGGGCCCCCTGGCATTGAAGTTCCGAGAACTGGCCAGGCTTGCGGAGAAGAAAGGTTGCATTCTAAGGTTCGAGGCCTCGGTCGGCGGAGCGACGCCCGTGATAAATCTGGCGAATGAGCTGCTGAAATGCGAGAGGATCTCTTCGATAAGGGGCATAATGAACGGGACTTGCAATTTCATCCTCAGCAGGATGGAATCCGAAGGTCTACCATGGGAACCGGCGCTCAGGGAGGCGCAACAGCTGGGATACGCTGAGACCGACCCCTCCTATGACATAGACGGGATAGACTCCGCGTGCAAGGTGGCCATACTGGCGAATGCCATCATGGGGATGGATGTCACGGTACATGACGTCGAGAGGACCGGCATAAGAGGTGTGAGCCTGGACGCTGTTAACCTGGCCGCTTCCGAAAAGAAGGTCATCCGCCTCATCGGGGAGATCACCGACAGGGGGGTCGAGGTCTCGCCCAGGCTGATCCCCAGGGGACATCCGCTAAGCATCAGCGGGACCCTTAACACATTCCACATACAGACCGACCTGGCCGGTGAGATAACCGTCGCAGGAAGAGGCGCGGGAAGGCACGAGACGGCAAGTGCCGTCATGAGCGACCTGTGGGCTATCATGCGGGACAGGAACGGCAGCACGCATAGGCATTAA
- a CDS encoding TIGR00266 family protein: MKYNISGDNLQFVNIEFNPGEVIYSEAGSMVYMSGNVRMEAKASGGILKGLKRAVSGESFFVTNFHAEGGTGLIGFAGEVPGKIMALDLRGGKHWILQKSSFLCAEQAVDLDIAFQRKFGATLFGGEGLILQSVRGEGTAFISGCGDFIEYNLMPGQTMKVSTAHVVAWENSVTYDIQSVGGVKTALFGGEGLFVTLLRGPGKVVLQSMTMSKLANAMVPYLPRQGDSGGIRIGI, from the coding sequence ATGAAATATAACATCAGCGGGGACAACCTTCAGTTCGTGAACATAGAGTTCAATCCAGGCGAGGTAATATACTCAGAGGCCGGGAGCATGGTCTACATGAGCGGGAACGTGCGCATGGAGGCCAAAGCGTCTGGGGGCATATTGAAGGGCCTTAAACGCGCGGTCAGCGGAGAATCTTTCTTCGTGACGAATTTCCATGCCGAGGGAGGTACCGGTCTCATCGGATTCGCGGGCGAGGTGCCGGGCAAGATAATGGCCTTGGACCTGCGCGGTGGCAAGCATTGGATCCTCCAAAAGTCGTCCTTCCTCTGTGCTGAGCAGGCCGTGGACCTCGACATCGCCTTCCAGAGAAAGTTCGGGGCAACATTGTTCGGCGGGGAGGGTCTGATACTTCAGAGCGTGAGAGGGGAAGGGACGGCCTTCATCTCAGGATGTGGCGATTTCATCGAATACAATCTGATGCCGGGGCAGACGATGAAGGTATCGACAGCACATGTCGTGGCTTGGGAGAACAGCGTCACATACGACATCCAGAGCGTGGGCGGGGTCAAGACCGCCCTGTTCGGCGGAGAAGGTCTTTTCGTCACCCTCCTGCGCGGACCGGGAAAGGTCGTGCTGCAGTCGATGACGATGAGCAAGCTCGCGAACGCCATGGTGCCCTATCTCCCGAGGCAGGGGGATTCTGGCGGGATAAGGATAGGGATCTGA
- a CDS encoding radical SAM protein, which translates to MPPGLARYRQILNGKSSARYLHCRSVQVDDHIQLSLDEKVRLHYDMMSDLQKRIETDGDVQIKRPNLLDLKLSIAKDMIRSCRFCEHRCGVDRASGKKGRCGVLGPRISSAFLHMGEEDVLVPSLTVFFSGCNLRCIYCQNHDISTDPYSGSEIEPRKMADIIEQMASGDGQRRRFSMKAKNVNWVGGEPTPDLHFILETLCHCSTNIPQVWNSNMYLTEEAMRLLDGVVDVYLTDLKYGNDECGKRLSMVDRYMEVVTRNHLIAYSQAEVIVRHLVLPGHVDCCTLPALEWIKDNIPGALVNIMAQYRPMYLASSFPGMDRYITSDEFDRAVQHARGLDLDLI; encoded by the coding sequence ATGCCCCCCGGCCTAGCTCGATACCGACAGATACTCAATGGAAAAAGCTCGGCGAGATATCTTCATTGCAGGTCTGTCCAGGTCGATGATCATATCCAGCTCTCACTTGATGAGAAGGTGAGATTGCATTACGACATGATGTCCGACCTTCAAAAAAGGATCGAGACCGATGGAGACGTCCAGATCAAGAGGCCCAACCTCCTTGACCTCAAGTTATCCATAGCGAAGGACATGATAAGGAGCTGCCGTTTCTGTGAGCATAGGTGCGGTGTCGACAGGGCGTCGGGAAAAAAGGGCAGGTGCGGAGTGCTCGGACCTAGGATATCGAGCGCATTCCTGCACATGGGCGAGGAGGATGTCCTGGTACCATCTCTTACTGTCTTCTTCTCAGGATGCAATCTCCGATGCATCTACTGTCAGAACCATGATATCAGTACAGACCCGTATTCTGGGAGTGAGATTGAACCACGTAAAATGGCCGATATCATCGAACAGATGGCATCTGGAGATGGGCAGAGACGCCGCTTCAGCATGAAGGCCAAGAACGTGAACTGGGTCGGGGGGGAGCCCACACCAGACCTCCATTTCATCCTAGAGACCCTCTGCCATTGTTCAACTAACATCCCCCAGGTATGGAATTCGAACATGTACCTGACGGAAGAGGCCATGAGATTGTTGGACGGTGTCGTGGATGTGTATCTGACCGACCTGAAATATGGGAACGATGAATGCGGAAAACGGTTATCGATGGTGGACAGGTACATGGAGGTGGTTACGAGGAACCATCTGATAGCATATTCTCAGGCCGAGGTGATAGTGAGACATCTTGTATTGCCAGGCCATGTCGACTGTTGTACCCTGCCTGCCCTGGAATGGATAAAGGACAATATCCCTGGGGCCTTGGTCAACATCATGGCCCAATATCGACCTATGTACTTGGCCTCCTCGTTCCCTGGGATGGACAGGTACATAACCTCAGATGAGTTCGATAGAGCGGTCCAACATGCCAGGGGGCTCGACCTTGATCTCATCTGA